From a single Rhodococcus qingshengii JCM 15477 genomic region:
- a CDS encoding enoyl-CoA hydratase, translating to MTVPFEADVVTYEVRDSVAVVTLNRPDYRNAQNSVVTYALDAAFQRAVEDDDVKVIVLAGNGPHFSAGHDLGTPGRDHHVEYENKATMWWDHVDKPGGDQRFAREMEVYLGMCRRWREIPKPTIAMVQGACIAGGLMLAWVCDMIVAADDAFFSDPVVRMGIPGVEYFAHPWMVGSRFAKEMLFTGDRFTAQRAYEIGMVNRVVARKHLEKETFELAGRIAEMPRFGLALTKKAVNQCEDQMGMRNGIDSVFGLHHFAHAHNAEVGKDSLGGLDAKAMAASARAPQEGTN from the coding sequence ATGACCGTTCCCTTCGAAGCCGACGTCGTGACCTACGAGGTTCGTGACTCGGTCGCCGTCGTGACCTTGAATCGACCCGACTACCGCAACGCCCAGAACTCGGTGGTCACGTACGCCCTCGACGCGGCATTCCAGCGCGCCGTCGAAGACGACGACGTGAAGGTGATCGTCCTGGCAGGCAACGGACCTCACTTCAGTGCCGGTCACGACCTGGGAACTCCGGGACGCGACCATCACGTCGAGTACGAGAACAAGGCCACCATGTGGTGGGATCACGTCGACAAGCCAGGCGGTGACCAGCGTTTCGCCCGCGAGATGGAGGTCTACCTGGGCATGTGCCGCCGTTGGCGGGAGATCCCCAAGCCCACCATCGCGATGGTGCAAGGCGCCTGCATTGCCGGCGGGCTCATGCTCGCCTGGGTCTGCGACATGATCGTCGCGGCCGACGACGCCTTCTTCTCCGATCCCGTTGTCCGCATGGGCATCCCCGGCGTCGAATACTTCGCGCACCCGTGGATGGTCGGTTCACGATTCGCCAAGGAAATGCTCTTCACCGGCGATCGGTTCACCGCGCAACGTGCATACGAAATCGGCATGGTGAACCGCGTCGTCGCCCGCAAGCATCTCGAGAAGGAGACGTTCGAGCTCGCCGGACGTATCGCCGAGATGCCGCGCTTCGGACTGGCTTTGACCAAGAAGGCCGTCAATCAGTGCGAGGATCAGATGGGGATGCGCAACGGCATCGACTCCGTCTTCGGTCTGCATCACTTCGCTCACGCTCACAACGCCGAAGTCGGCAAAGACTCGCTTGGTGGTCTCGACGCCAAAGCTATGGCTGCCAGTGCTCGCGCACCGCAGGAAGGAACAAACTAG
- a CDS encoding FadD3 family acyl-CoA ligase, with amino-acid sequence MTEQPRTIPSALIRAAEEFGERAAIADGDTRLTFAQLHQRVRDFAGALINRGVKAGDRVVIWAPNTYHWVIALLGAQYAGAAIIPINTRYTGTEALDIIERVDAAALVVVGTFLKADRYQQLLDANPDLRIPTVIQVPIDGDDDRDGVIEFEDFLALATDAARTEADARAAKVQPDDVSDILFTSGTTGRSKGAITAHRQSIAVAKSWGECAEVTADDNFLIISPFFHTFGYKAGILVCLLNGATIVPVSVFNIDDTLALVSSEKISILPGAPTIYQTILDHPRRSEYDLSSLRIAITGAAPVPVALVERMQAELFDAVLTAYGLTEAVVATMCRTDDDPVTVSTSSGRATADFEVKIGDQGEILLRGPNVMLGYLDDPESTAKAIDADGWLHTGDVGTLDERGYLDITDRLKDMYVSGGFNVYPAEIEGMLARLPGVHESAAIGIPDHRMGEVGRVYIAQLDGAGLTEESVIAFLKEKIAGFKVPREVRFVDHLPRNPSGKVLKTVLREEQS; translated from the coding sequence GTGACCGAACAACCGAGAACCATCCCATCAGCCCTCATCCGGGCCGCCGAGGAGTTCGGTGAGCGCGCGGCTATCGCCGATGGCGACACCCGACTGACCTTCGCACAGCTACATCAGCGCGTCCGCGATTTCGCCGGCGCACTGATCAACCGTGGGGTGAAGGCAGGCGACCGCGTCGTCATCTGGGCGCCCAACACGTACCACTGGGTGATCGCCCTGCTGGGCGCTCAGTACGCCGGCGCAGCCATCATCCCGATCAACACGCGCTACACCGGCACCGAAGCACTCGACATCATCGAGCGCGTCGACGCAGCTGCCCTGGTGGTCGTCGGCACGTTCCTCAAGGCCGACCGGTACCAGCAGTTGCTCGACGCCAATCCGGACCTGAGGATCCCGACCGTCATCCAGGTACCGATCGACGGGGACGACGACCGTGACGGCGTCATCGAGTTCGAGGACTTCCTCGCGCTCGCCACCGACGCCGCCCGCACCGAAGCCGACGCGCGTGCTGCGAAGGTGCAGCCAGACGACGTCAGCGACATCCTCTTCACCTCCGGCACCACGGGGCGCAGCAAGGGCGCGATCACCGCGCATCGTCAGTCCATCGCTGTCGCCAAGTCGTGGGGTGAATGCGCCGAGGTCACCGCCGACGACAACTTCCTCATCATCAGCCCGTTCTTCCACACCTTCGGGTACAAGGCCGGAATCCTGGTCTGCCTGTTGAACGGTGCGACGATCGTGCCGGTGTCCGTCTTCAACATCGACGACACCCTCGCATTGGTCAGCAGCGAGAAGATCAGCATCCTGCCTGGCGCCCCGACGATCTACCAGACCATCCTCGATCATCCCCGCCGCAGCGAATACGACCTGTCCTCGCTCCGCATCGCGATCACGGGCGCAGCACCCGTGCCGGTTGCTCTCGTCGAGCGCATGCAAGCAGAGCTTTTCGACGCCGTCCTCACGGCATACGGTTTGACCGAGGCAGTGGTTGCGACCATGTGCCGCACCGACGACGACCCGGTCACCGTCTCCACCAGTTCCGGCCGCGCGACAGCCGATTTCGAGGTCAAGATCGGCGACCAAGGCGAGATCCTGCTTCGCGGACCGAACGTCATGCTCGGGTACCTCGACGACCCGGAATCCACCGCCAAGGCAATCGACGCCGACGGCTGGCTGCACACCGGAGACGTCGGAACCCTCGACGAGCGCGGATATCTCGACATCACCGACCGTCTGAAAGACATGTACGTCAGCGGCGGATTCAACGTCTACCCCGCCGAGATCGAGGGCATGTTGGCTCGCCTGCCCGGCGTCCACGAGTCTGCTGCCATCGGCATCCCCGATCACCGGATGGGAGAGGTGGGCCGCGTCTACATCGCCCAACTCGACGGTGCCGGCCTCACCGAAGAGTCGGTAATCGCCTTCCTCAAGGAGAAGATCGCAGGCTTCAAGGTGCCCCGCGAGGTGCGCTTCGTAGATCACCTGCCCCGTAACCCTTCGGGCAAGGTCCTCAAAACGGTTCTGCGCGAGGAACAATCATGA
- a CDS encoding acyl-CoA dehydrogenase family protein: MDQSESPDGQMTDDEFAATVAQWLAENLTGKFAQLKGKGGPGSEHEFFEQRLEWDKHLAASGWTCLGWPKEFGGRGASISQQVIFHQEYAKAGAPARVSHIGEELLGPTLIAYGTDEQKRRFLPGINTVSELWSQGYSEPGAGSDLANVSTTARLEDGKWIINGQKVWTSLAHVAQWCFVVCRTEVGSKRHQGLSFLLVPLDQPGVTVRPIQQLTGTSEFNEVFFDDAVTDADLVVGEPGEGWKIAMGLLTFERGVSTLGQQIGFARELQGVVDLAKANGSDQDPHIREKIARAWVGLRVMRAHAMRTLDAVDAGTGGGEASVAKLLWANWHRDLGQLAMDVQGASSLVAPWADSEGNASDITDPEHLELDEWQRLFLFTRADTIYGGSNEIQRNIISERVLGLPREAR; this comes from the coding sequence GTGGACCAGAGCGAGAGCCCGGACGGGCAGATGACGGACGACGAGTTTGCGGCCACGGTCGCGCAGTGGTTGGCCGAGAACTTGACGGGCAAATTCGCCCAGCTCAAGGGTAAGGGCGGCCCCGGCAGTGAGCACGAGTTCTTCGAGCAACGACTCGAGTGGGACAAGCACCTCGCAGCGTCGGGGTGGACGTGCCTCGGGTGGCCGAAGGAGTTCGGCGGGCGGGGAGCAAGCATCTCCCAGCAGGTCATCTTCCATCAGGAGTACGCGAAGGCCGGTGCGCCCGCTCGCGTCAGCCACATCGGTGAGGAGTTGCTCGGCCCGACGCTGATCGCGTACGGCACCGACGAGCAGAAGCGCCGATTCCTTCCTGGCATCAACACGGTCAGTGAACTGTGGTCGCAGGGTTACTCCGAGCCCGGCGCCGGTTCCGACCTCGCGAACGTCTCCACGACCGCACGCCTCGAAGACGGCAAGTGGATCATCAACGGCCAGAAGGTGTGGACCTCACTGGCTCACGTCGCGCAGTGGTGCTTCGTGGTCTGCCGCACCGAGGTGGGCTCCAAGCGTCACCAGGGGTTGAGCTTCCTGCTGGTCCCGTTGGATCAGCCCGGTGTGACAGTTCGGCCCATTCAGCAGCTCACCGGCACATCGGAGTTCAACGAGGTCTTCTTCGACGACGCCGTCACCGATGCCGATCTGGTGGTCGGGGAACCCGGCGAGGGCTGGAAGATCGCGATGGGGCTGCTCACCTTCGAGCGCGGTGTATCCACGCTCGGACAGCAGATCGGATTTGCCCGCGAGCTCCAAGGCGTCGTCGACCTGGCGAAAGCCAATGGCAGTGACCAGGATCCGCACATTCGCGAAAAGATCGCCCGCGCGTGGGTCGGACTGCGCGTGATGCGCGCCCACGCGATGCGCACTCTCGACGCGGTCGACGCCGGAACCGGTGGCGGAGAAGCGTCCGTCGCAAAACTGCTGTGGGCCAACTGGCATCGTGATCTGGGACAGCTGGCGATGGACGTGCAGGGTGCGTCGTCGTTGGTTGCACCGTGGGCGGATTCCGAAGGCAATGCCTCGGACATCACCGATCCCGAGCACCTCGAGCTCGACGAATGGCAACGCCTCTTCCTCTTCACCCGCGCCGACACGATTTACGGCGGCTCCAACGAAATTCAGCGCAACATCATTTCCGAGCGCGTGCTCGGTCTTCCCCGAGAGGCCCGTTAA
- a CDS encoding SDR family oxidoreductase: protein MSDTKAASPLSVAPEETPGHGLLAGKKAIITAAAGTGIGFSTARRVLLEGGDVLVSDFHERRLGETVEKLKAEFPGQQVESIICDVSSTEQVDALFVGAAEKLGRIDIVVNNAGLGGETPVVDMTDDQWDRVLDITLNSTFRSTRAALRYFKSVPHGGVLVNNASVLGWRAQHSQAHYAAAKAGVMALTRCSAIEAAEYGVRINAVSPSIARHAFLAKVTSEELLDQLASGEAYGRAAEVWEIATVIAMLASDYSTYMTGEIVSVSSQRA, encoded by the coding sequence ATGTCTGACACCAAAGCCGCGTCCCCGCTTTCCGTTGCGCCGGAGGAAACCCCGGGCCACGGACTGCTCGCGGGCAAGAAGGCGATCATCACCGCCGCAGCCGGAACCGGCATCGGTTTCTCCACTGCGCGCAGGGTGCTTCTCGAGGGCGGCGACGTTCTCGTCTCCGACTTCCACGAGCGTCGACTCGGCGAGACGGTGGAGAAGCTGAAGGCCGAATTCCCCGGTCAGCAGGTCGAATCGATCATCTGCGATGTATCGAGCACCGAGCAGGTCGACGCGTTGTTCGTCGGCGCGGCCGAGAAGTTGGGACGTATCGACATCGTCGTCAACAACGCGGGCCTTGGCGGCGAGACGCCCGTCGTCGACATGACGGACGATCAGTGGGATCGCGTTCTCGACATCACCCTCAACAGCACCTTCCGTTCGACGCGCGCCGCCCTGCGGTACTTCAAGAGCGTTCCCCACGGCGGTGTTCTGGTGAACAACGCGTCCGTTCTCGGTTGGCGCGCGCAGCATTCCCAGGCGCACTACGCCGCAGCCAAGGCCGGCGTCATGGCGCTGACTCGGTGCAGCGCCATCGAAGCAGCGGAGTACGGAGTCCGTATCAACGCGGTCTCGCCTTCCATTGCGCGTCACGCGTTCCTGGCGAAGGTCACCAGTGAGGAACTGCTCGACCAGTTGGCTTCCGGTGAGGCCTACGGCCGCGCCGCGGAGGTCTGGGAGATCGCAACGGTCATCGCGATGCTCGCCAGCGATTACTCCACCTACATGACCGGCGAGATCGTCTCCGTTTCTTCGCAGAGGGCCTAG
- a CDS encoding TetR/AcrR family transcriptional regulator: MTPPRNSDESNGKSGRRDELLEIAAGLFADRGVRATTVRDIADAAGILSGSLYHHFDSKESMVDEILHQFLDELFGKYREIVAAGLDSRATLEALVVTSYEAIDASHSAVAIYQDEVKHLVGNERFAYLAERNTEFRDLWVGVLEAGVADGTFRSDIDVELVFRFMRDTVWVAVRWYRPGGSLSAHAVAAQYLAIVLDGLSDPATTSDAIAESTSRTIAAQRN, from the coding sequence ATGACGCCACCTCGAAATTCCGACGAATCAAACGGCAAGTCCGGGCGCCGCGACGAGCTGCTCGAGATCGCGGCGGGGCTCTTCGCCGATCGCGGAGTGCGCGCGACGACCGTCCGCGACATCGCCGACGCCGCCGGGATCCTGTCCGGCAGCCTGTATCACCATTTCGATTCCAAGGAGTCGATGGTCGACGAGATCCTGCACCAGTTCCTCGACGAACTCTTCGGAAAATACCGCGAGATCGTCGCGGCGGGGTTGGACAGTCGCGCGACGCTCGAAGCACTGGTCGTGACGTCGTACGAGGCCATCGACGCCTCACATTCGGCTGTGGCGATCTACCAGGACGAGGTCAAGCACCTCGTCGGGAACGAGCGCTTCGCTTACCTGGCCGAGCGCAACACCGAATTCCGGGACCTGTGGGTCGGCGTCCTCGAAGCCGGCGTCGCGGACGGGACCTTCCGCTCCGACATCGACGTCGAATTGGTCTTCCGCTTCATGCGCGACACCGTGTGGGTCGCGGTTCGCTGGTACCGACCGGGTGGATCCCTCTCGGCGCACGCCGTCGCGGCTCAATATCTCGCGATCGTGCTCGACGGGCTCTCCGATCCGGCCACAACTTCAGACGCTATTGCTGAATCAACTTCAAGAACTATTGCTGCACAACGAAACTAG
- a CDS encoding acetyl-CoA C-acetyltransferase — MSEVYIVDAIRTPIGKRGGALSGVHPIDLGAHVVKALVERTGIDPSDVDDVIFGCVDAIGGQAGNIARMSWLAAGFPEHVPGVTVDRQCGSSQQAVHFGAQAILSGTADLIVAGGVQNMSQIPISAAMIVGQQYGFDTPTSGSVGWTERYGDQEVSQFKGAEMIAEKWDISREELEKWALQSHERAKAAIAAGRFDNEIVAMGDATVDEGPRETSLEKMATLKVLVEDGRMTAAVASQISDGASALLLASAEAVEKYNLKPRARIHHLSARGDDPIFMLSAPIPATKHALAKAGLSIDDIDIVEINEAFAPVVLAWIKEIGADPAKVNVNGGAIALGHPLGATGTKLMATLLNELERTGGRYGLLTICEGGGTANATIIERL; from the coding sequence ATGTCCGAGGTTTACATCGTCGACGCCATTCGCACACCGATCGGCAAGAGGGGCGGCGCGCTGTCCGGCGTGCACCCCATCGATCTCGGTGCGCACGTCGTCAAGGCACTGGTCGAGCGCACCGGTATCGACCCCAGTGACGTCGACGACGTGATCTTCGGTTGCGTCGACGCCATCGGCGGCCAGGCCGGCAACATCGCCCGTATGTCCTGGCTCGCAGCGGGATTCCCGGAGCACGTTCCCGGGGTGACCGTTGACCGTCAGTGTGGTTCGAGCCAGCAGGCAGTGCACTTCGGCGCTCAGGCCATCCTGTCGGGCACCGCGGATCTGATCGTTGCCGGCGGCGTTCAGAACATGAGCCAGATCCCGATCTCGGCAGCGATGATCGTCGGTCAGCAGTACGGATTCGACACGCCGACTTCGGGTTCGGTCGGTTGGACCGAGCGCTACGGTGACCAGGAAGTCTCGCAGTTCAAGGGCGCCGAAATGATCGCCGAGAAGTGGGACATCAGCCGCGAAGAGCTCGAGAAGTGGGCCCTGCAGAGCCATGAGCGCGCCAAGGCTGCAATCGCCGCGGGTCGCTTCGACAACGAGATCGTCGCCATGGGCGACGCGACCGTCGACGAAGGACCCCGCGAGACCAGCCTCGAGAAGATGGCGACGCTCAAGGTTCTCGTCGAAGACGGACGCATGACCGCGGCAGTGGCCAGCCAGATCTCCGACGGTGCGAGTGCGCTGCTGCTGGCGTCGGCGGAAGCGGTGGAGAAGTACAACCTCAAGCCCCGCGCCCGGATTCATCACCTCAGCGCACGCGGCGACGACCCGATCTTCATGCTCAGTGCGCCGATCCCGGCCACGAAGCATGCTCTCGCGAAGGCCGGCCTGAGCATCGACGACATCGACATCGTCGAGATCAACGAAGCTTTTGCCCCGGTCGTCCTGGCCTGGATCAAGGAGATCGGCGCAGATCCGGCCAAGGTCAACGTCAACGGCGGCGCGATCGCACTCGGTCACCCGCTCGGCGCGACCGGCACCAAGCTGATGGCAACCCTGCTCAACGAACTCGAGCGCACCGGTGGCCGCTACGGCTTGCTGACCATCTGTGAAGGTGGCGGCACCGCGAACGCGACGATTATCGAGCGTCTCTGA